Below is a genomic region from Pseudazoarcus pumilus.
GCGTGTGCGGGATGGTGGTACTGGCTCAGGACGTGAGGTTCGAGTTCGCCGAACTGGCGGCCAAATGCGATGAAGTCCCGTGTCTCAAGCTGCTGCGCAGGAATGCAGAGTACGATCGAATCGAGCAGTGCCTGGTGGATTGCGGCACGTTCTGCGTCCTTGAGCGGTGCGGACAGGTCTACACCGGTAAGGCTCCCTCCGATGGTGTTGCCTGATCGTTTGAAACTGATCTGAGACATGCGCTTCTCCTTGGGCATGTTTCGTTTCGTCAAGCGGATCGGGCGGTGCCGGTACAGCTACAGTGGCGTTTTCCGCTTGAGGCGTACGATCTCAGAGCGGGACTGGCGTTGACAAACGACTAATTCTTGCGCTATCAGTGAGTTTAAGTTAATCAATACTTGGCGGAATACGACGATATGGTGGTCCGGCTGCCTCCTCTCTATGCGTTGCGCACCTTCATGATTGCTGCACATAGCGCTAGCTTCGCCCGTGCAGCTGAAGAGCTGTGTGTCACGCCGGCGGCAATTAGCCGGGGGATCAAGTCACTTGAGGACTGCGTCGGTGTGCGCCTTTTCAACCGAACTCATCGCAGGGTTGAGTTGACCGCTGAGGGGCGGCGCTACTTCGAGGAGCTTGGCGACGTGTTCGAGCGCATGGCGCTAGCGACGCAGAACGTCACCGCACGGCAGTCGCACCGGGCGCTGCGCGTCTGCGCTTATCCCAGTTTCGTCATGAATTGGCTGATTCCGCGCTGGTGTACGTATGACAACCGTGCATTCGATGTTTATTTCCTGACCACGATGAGCCACGATGTTAATTTCGAGCATGGCGAGATTGACGCCGCCGTACTCAGCGACCGCGCTGATTACCCCGGCTGCCGGTCAGATTTGCTATTCACGGCGCATCTCATCCCTGTTTGCAGCCCGGCCTTGCTCGGCGGGGGCGCTCCGCTGCAAAAGATCAAAGACCTCGACCGTGTTGTGATGCTTCATTCAGACACGCGTCCAAACGACTGGCAATACTGGCTTGCCGCGAACGCCGCCGAGGTACTGACTGATGAACGTGAGGGACTCCGCTTCGAGAGTTCAAACTTGATGTACGAGGCGGCGAAGGCGGGCGTGGGGGTTGCCATCGGAATCCGTGAGGTCGTGCAACGTGACCTTGCTACAGGCTCGCTCGTCATTCCGTTCGGGCATGCCCGGTTCGCGCCGTGTCCCTATTACCTCATCTATCCCGATGACCGTGAACCTCATCCGGCCCTCGTTCCGTTTCGCAACTGGGTGATTGCGGAATATCACCGCTGAGAGGATCAGCACCGCGAGGAATGAAGGCTTCGAGGACGGTCTGAACCGTGCCGAGACGCAGTTCGAATACGCAGCGAGAGACCTCAGGTGCGCGCCGCAGCGGCGCCTACCTGAGCTACGGCGCTGCGAACCAACATCCGGCGCAATGACCTTCGGTTATTTCGCCCTGCACGAGCTGGATAAGCTGGACGACACGATGAAGAAGGGTTTTGGAGAAATCCGCTGCAAGTTCTGCCAGACCTGGCAGCGGTCCGAGGTGCAGCACTACGACGAGGAAAGCTTCCTCGCGATCGCGCCGGGAACCGACGGGCAGGAATGCATCAATCCCTGGTGCCTGCAGTGGATCCCGGCCGACAACGACAATTTCCGCTGGCGTACGGTGGAGGTGCCGCCGCCGAAGAAGGGCTGAGGCCGCACGGGGTGGGAAGGCCCAAGGGCATTGCCCGGGATGCCCGCCGTTTACATTCCGCGCAGATTGCGCAGTGACTGGCTCAGGCGGTCGATGCGTTCGCTGCTCTCGGCGATCAGCTGGTTGATCTGCTGGGCCGAGGCCGAGGATTGCTGGGCGAGCTTGCGCACTTCGTCGGCCACCACGGCGAAGCCGCGCCCCGATTCGCCGGCGCGGGCGGCCTCGATGGCGGCGTTGAGTGCGAGCAGGTTGGTCTTCTCGGTGATCTCGTTGATGCTGCCGATGATGTCGGCCACCTTGCGGCTCGATTCCTGCACGCGGCCCATTTCGCGGTCGGTGACCTGGGCGGCTTCGTGCTTGGTCTGCTCGTCGGTGCAATACACGACGACGAGGCGGATCTGCCCTTCCGAATCGGCGATGGGGCAGAAGGTGCCCTTGAACTGACGGGGCTGGCCCTGCGCGTCGTGCATCGCGAACTCGGTGATGATCTGCTCGCCGGCGAGCAGCTTGTGCAGGTGTTGCTCGCCGACGATGGACTTGAGTTCGGCGGTGTGCGCGAGCAACTGACGCTCGTCGGGGAAGCCGAGTCGCCCGGTCATGTAGCGGTTGGCACGTACGATGCGGCCATCGGTGTCGAACTCGGCCACGCCGTTGCTGACGCTGATGGCGGCGAAGCGGCGTTCGGCCTCCAGCGACATCTCCTTGGTGTGGGTGATGTTGGCCTGGATCGAGATGAAGTGTTCGAGCCGGCCGTCCTTGCCGAACACCGGGTTGATGGCCATCGAGATCCAGTACGGCGTGCCGTCCTTGTCGTAGTTGAGGATCTCGTCGTAGAAGGGCTGGCGGTTCTGGATGCAGTGGCGCACGCGCGCGACCGTGTCCGGGTCGGTGGCGGGCCCCTGCAGCACCGGGCCGGGCTTCTTGCCGCGTACTTCCTCGGGCGTGTAGCCGGTGAGTTTGGTGAAGCCGTTGTTCACGTACTGCACCAGACCCGCGGCGTCGGTGATGATGATGGCGTTGTCGGTCTCGTTGGCTACCAGCGAGAGCACCTCGAATTCCCGCTTGCGCTCGAAGTCCGCGGTGATGTCGCTGGCGAACTTGATGACCTTCACCACCCGGCCTTCGGGGTCGAGGATGGGGTTGTAGGTGGCGTGGATCCACACCTCGCGGCCGCCCTTGGCGAGCCGGCAATACTCGGCGGTCTGGAATTGTCCGGCGCGCAGGCGCTCCCAGAAGCGTGCGTACTCGTCCGAGCGCGCGTGGCTCTCGGAGACGAACAGGCTGTGCTTCCTGCCCTGCACCTCGGCCAGCGTGTAGCCCATCAGGCCCAGGAAGTTGTCGTTGGCGTGCAAGATGGTGCCGTCTGGCGCGAACTCGATGACGGCCTGGGCGCGGTTGATGGCGGCGATCTGTGACTCGATGTCGGCACGCGCCCTGACCTGGGCCGTGATGTCGCTGGCGAACTTGATGATGCGGGTGACGCGCTGACCGCGCCGGATCGGCGTGTAGGTGGCCTGAATCCATACCGGCTCGCCGCGCTTGTTCAGGCGCCGGAACTCTGCGGTCTGCGATTTGCCTTCGCGCAGCTCGCTCCAGAAGTTGCGGTACTCGGCACTGTTGGCCTCCTCCGGGCTGACGAACATGCGGTGGTGCTGGCCGCGCACCTCGTCCAGCGTATATCCCATCAGGCCGAGGAAGTTGCCGTTGGCGCGCAGGATGGTGCCGTCGAGCGCGAACTCGATGACGCCCTGGGTCTGCTCGATGGCGGAAACGATGTCGGCGGACGAATTGCTGCGGAAGAGCTTGAGCATGGGACTTCCTGTCGGCGAGCGGCAAAAGGGTGGGCGTTCTCTCCTTTACGGCAGGCCAGGGCGGAGGTTGAGCCTGAGAGCCGCGGACAGCGCTTGCGCCGCGTCAGATCTCGAGATTGTCGATCAGCCGCGTGGTGCCGAGTTTTGCCGCGGCCAGCACCACCAGCGGGTCGCGCTCGCTGACCGGCGGCTGCAGGTCGGCCTGGCGGCGCACGGCGATGTAGTCGGGTTGCCAGCCGCGCTCGCGCAGGCGCTCGATGGCCATGGTCTCGAGGTGCAGGAAGTCGTGATCGCCGGCGCGCACGGCGTCGCGGATGGCCACCAGCTCGCCGTACAGCGTCGGCGCCTCGGCGCGCTCGGCGTCACTCAGGTAGCCGTTGCGCGAGGACAGGGCGAGGCCGTCTTCGGCGCGCACGGTGTCGCCACGGATGATCTCGATGGGCAGGGCGAACTCGCGCACCATGTTGGAAATGACCATCAGCTGCTGGAAATCCTTCTTGCCGAACACGGCGACGTCGGGCTGCACGATGGAGAACAGCTTGAGCACCACGGTGGCGACGCCGGCGAAGTGGCCGGGACGGAATTCGCCTTCGAGGATGGACACCTGGGCCGGTGCGGGCTCGACGAAGTAGTGCTGCGGCTCGGGGTACATCACGGCTTCGTCCGGCGCGAAGAGCAGGTCCACGCCGGCGGCTTCGAGCTTTTCACAATCGGCCGCGAAGGTGCGCGGATAGCGGCCGAAATCCTCGCCCTGGCCGAACTGAAGGCGGTTGACGAAGATGCTGGCGATGACCGTGTCGGCATGCTTGCGCGCTTCGTGCATCAGCGCGATGTGGCCCTCGTGCAGGTTGCCCATGGTGGGGACGAAGGCGATGCGGCTGGATTCGCGCCGTGCGCTGCGGCAGGAGGCTATGGTTTCGAGTATCTGCATGTCAGCGTGTGAAGGGCCACCCCGAACACACTGCGGCCCCCTCGGGGGGCAGCGAACGCAGTGAGCGTGGGGGTCGTTTCATCTCTCAGTAGCCGTGGGCTGCGGTCGGGAAGGCGCCCTCGCGCACCTCAGTCACGTAGTTCGCGATGGCTTCCTCGATGCTCGCCGCGCCATCCATGTAATTCTTGACGAAACGCGCCGGCTTGCCGGGGAAGATACCGAGCATGTCGTACAGCACCAGCACCTGGCCGTCGCAATCCGGGCCGGCGCCGATGCCGATGGTGGCCATGGTCGTGAGGCTGGCGGTGATCTCGGCGGCCAGCTTCGAGGGCACGAGTTCGAGCACGATCATCGCCGCGCCGGCCTGTTCCAGCGCCAGCGCATCGGCCTTCATCTTCTCCGCGCCGGTCTCGTCACGGCCCTGCACGCGGTAGCCGCCGAGCTGGTTGACCGACTGCGGCGTGAGCCCGACATGGGCGCATACCGGGATGCCGCGCTCGACGAGGAAGCGCACGGTCTCCGCCATGTGTTCGCCACCTTCGATCTTGACCATCTGGGCGCCGGCCGCCATCAGCCTGGCAGCGTTTCGCATGGCCTGCACCGGGCCTTCCTGGTAGCTGCCGAAGGGCATGTCGGTGAGGATGAAGGCGCGCTTGCAGCCGCGCGCGACGCACTCGGTGTGATAGGCCATCTGCTCGAGCGTGACCGGCAGCGTGGACTTGTGGCCCTGGATGACGTTGCCGAGCGAGTCGCCGATGAGCACGGTGTCGACGCCGGTGCGATCCATCATCGCGGCGAAGCTCGCGTCGTAGGCGGTGAGCATCGTGATCTTGCGGCCTTCGGCGCGCATCTTGCCCAGTGCATGGAGCGTGACGGGCTTGTCGTTGTGCAGATAGGTCATGGCGTGCGTTTCCTCCGAGGGCGCGAGTGTTCCGCAAGTCGTCGTGGCAGACAAGCGAAAATCCGCGCCGCGTCAGCCGGCGTAATTGAAGAATTCGCGGAAGCTGCGCATCGCGCGCAGTCGCTCGACCAGCAGTTCGAAATCGTCGTCCTGATCCACCGGGTTGAGCACTTCGGCATCGACGATGAACAGCGGGGCGGCGTCATATTGATAGAAGAAGCGCGCGTAGCGGTCGGCGACGCGTTCCAGATAGGTTTCGGTGATGCGGCGTTCGGCCTGCATGCCGCGTTGCAGGACGCGGCCGATCAGCGTCTCCGGTTTGGCCTGCAGGTAGATGACGAGATCGGGCGAGCGTGGCTCGGGCGGCTTCATCGCAGCGTGGATGCGACGGTAGAGCTCGAACTGGTCTTCGGGCAGGTTGAGCGAGGCGAACAGCGGATCCTTGTCGAAGATGAAGTCCGACACCACGCGCCGGTTGTCCGTGCACGCGGCTTCGAGATCTTCGAGTTCGTCGATGCGCTGCAGCAGGAAGGCGAGCTGGGTGGGCAGCGCCCAGCGGTCCATGTTCTGGTAGAAGCGACCGAGGAAAGGGTTCAACTCCGGGCGTTCGAGCAGCGACTCGGCGTCCAGCCGCTGCGCCAGGCGGCGTGCGAGCGAGGTCTTGCCGGCGCCGATGGGGCCTTCGACGACGATGTAGCGGGCGTTGTCGAGCATCACGAATCTCCGGTTAGGCGCACGATGGCCTGTCCGGCCACCTGCGGCAGCAGCGTCGCCGCCGCGCCGTGCCCGGGAAGGCACGCGTCCGGGGCGATCTCGGCCAACGGCAGCAGCACGAAGGCGCGCTCGTGCATGCGCGGGTGGGGCACTTCCAGGCCCGGTTCGCGGATCACCTCATCATCGTAGAGCAGAAGGTCCAGGTCGAGTGTACGCGGCGCGCGCTGCGCTTCGCGCGTGCGCCCGGCTTCGCGCTCGATGTCGAGCAGGTGCGCGAGCAGCGCCGCTGCGGCGAGCGTGGTGTGCAGTTCGACCACGGCGTTCAGGTAGTCGGGCTGCTCGTCCGCCGTGCCGAGTGCGGCGCTGCGATACAGCGACGAACGCCGCAGCAGTCGCGTGCCGGGCAGCGCGTCCAGGGCCGCACAGGCATGCCCGAAGCTCGCGACAGGGTCGCCGAGGTTCGCCCCGAAGGCGACGAAGGCGCGGCTCATGTTGCGTCGACCGGCTGGTCGGACTCCGTCTTCTTCGCGTTGGGCTTGCGTCGGCGACGCCGCTTGCGCGGCGCACCCTTGGACGCAGGCGCCTCGCTGACGAGCTGTTCGCGCCGCTCGGGGCCGCCGCCGGCGAAGGCTTCCCACCAGTCGGGCAGGGCCATGTCGATCTCGCCGGCTTGGGCTCGCAGGCGCAGGAAGTCCCATGCGGCGCGGTAGCGCGGCTGCTCGATGAGGCGATACGGGGCATGGCCGGAGCGCTTCTCGAAGCGCGGCTGCAGTGCCCAGATCTCCTTGATGTCGCCGGCGATCTTGCGCGTGATGGCGAGCTTCTTCGCCTGCACGTCAAGCACCTGATCCATCGCGTCGAACAGCGCGGGCTGTGACGGTGCGCCATCGGCCTTGCGTGCCTCCCAGGCGGCCAGCACTTCGTGCCACAACAGCGTGGCGAACAGGAATCCGGGCGAGATGCGTTTGTCCTGCTGTACGCGGTTGTCGGTGTTCTCCAGCGCGAGCCACACGAAGCGCTCGCCCAGAGGCTGCTCCAGGATCACGTCGAGCAGCGGCAGCAGGCCGTGGTGTAGGCCTTCCTCGCGCAACTGCTGGAGGCATTTGACGGCGTAGCCCGACATCAGCAGTTTGAGCGTCTCGTCGAACAGGCGCGCCGGCGGGACGTTCTCGAGCAGCGGCGCCATCTCGCGGATCGGCGTGCGCGCGGCCGGGTCGATGGACAGGCCCAGCTTGGCGCCCAGGCGCACGGCGCGCAGCATGCGCACCGGATCTTCGCG
It encodes:
- a CDS encoding LysR substrate-binding domain-containing protein, which encodes MAEYDDMVVRLPPLYALRTFMIAAHSASFARAAEELCVTPAAISRGIKSLEDCVGVRLFNRTHRRVELTAEGRRYFEELGDVFERMALATQNVTARQSHRALRVCAYPSFVMNWLIPRWCTYDNRAFDVYFLTTMSHDVNFEHGEIDAAVLSDRADYPGCRSDLLFTAHLIPVCSPALLGGGAPLQKIKDLDRVVMLHSDTRPNDWQYWLAANAAEVLTDEREGLRFESSNLMYEAAKAGVGVAIGIREVVQRDLATGSLVIPFGHARFAPCPYYLIYPDDREPHPALVPFRNWVIAEYHR
- a CDS encoding PAS domain S-box protein, which gives rise to MLKLFRSNSSADIVSAIEQTQGVIEFALDGTILRANGNFLGLMGYTLDEVRGQHHRMFVSPEEANSAEYRNFWSELREGKSQTAEFRRLNKRGEPVWIQATYTPIRRGQRVTRIIKFASDITAQVRARADIESQIAAINRAQAVIEFAPDGTILHANDNFLGLMGYTLAEVQGRKHSLFVSESHARSDEYARFWERLRAGQFQTAEYCRLAKGGREVWIHATYNPILDPEGRVVKVIKFASDITADFERKREFEVLSLVANETDNAIIITDAAGLVQYVNNGFTKLTGYTPEEVRGKKPGPVLQGPATDPDTVARVRHCIQNRQPFYDEILNYDKDGTPYWISMAINPVFGKDGRLEHFISIQANITHTKEMSLEAERRFAAISVSNGVAEFDTDGRIVRANRYMTGRLGFPDERQLLAHTAELKSIVGEQHLHKLLAGEQIITEFAMHDAQGQPRQFKGTFCPIADSEGQIRLVVVYCTDEQTKHEAAQVTDREMGRVQESSRKVADIIGSINEITEKTNLLALNAAIEAARAGESGRGFAVVADEVRKLAQQSSASAQQINQLIAESSERIDRLSQSLRNLRGM
- the pcnB gene encoding polynucleotide adenylyltransferase PcnB — translated: MIRKLLRKVFRRPGPDLVVPAEPALVPPEQHGLRREDISPAAAKTCAVLQDAGHKAFVVGGAVRDLLAGLPPKDYDVATSATPEQVRALFRRSRIIGRRFRIVHVMSGRETIEVSTFRALHEEGATPTDEHGRVLADNVFGSQAEDATRRDFTVNALYYDPRSGTIVDYHHGVADLRQKTLRMIGDPRTRYREDPVRMLRAVRLGAKLGLSIDPAARTPIREMAPLLENVPPARLFDETLKLLMSGYAVKCLQQLREEGLHHGLLPLLDVILEQPLGERFVWLALENTDNRVQQDKRISPGFLFATLLWHEVLAAWEARKADGAPSQPALFDAMDQVLDVQAKKLAITRKIAGDIKEIWALQPRFEKRSGHAPYRLIEQPRYRAAWDFLRLRAQAGEIDMALPDWWEAFAGGGPERREQLVSEAPASKGAPRKRRRRRKPNAKKTESDQPVDAT
- the panB gene encoding 3-methyl-2-oxobutanoate hydroxymethyltransferase encodes the protein MTYLHNDKPVTLHALGKMRAEGRKITMLTAYDASFAAMMDRTGVDTVLIGDSLGNVIQGHKSTLPVTLEQMAYHTECVARGCKRAFILTDMPFGSYQEGPVQAMRNAARLMAAGAQMVKIEGGEHMAETVRFLVERGIPVCAHVGLTPQSVNQLGGYRVQGRDETGAEKMKADALALEQAGAAMIVLELVPSKLAAEITASLTTMATIGIGAGPDCDGQVLVLYDMLGIFPGKPARFVKNYMDGAASIEEAIANYVTEVREGAFPTAAHGY
- a CDS encoding deoxynucleoside kinase; translated protein: MLDNARYIVVEGPIGAGKTSLARRLAQRLDAESLLERPELNPFLGRFYQNMDRWALPTQLAFLLQRIDELEDLEAACTDNRRVVSDFIFDKDPLFASLNLPEDQFELYRRIHAAMKPPEPRSPDLVIYLQAKPETLIGRVLQRGMQAERRITETYLERVADRYARFFYQYDAAPLFIVDAEVLNPVDQDDDFELLVERLRAMRSFREFFNYAG
- the panC gene encoding pantoate--beta-alanine ligase; this translates as MQILETIASCRSARRESSRIAFVPTMGNLHEGHIALMHEARKHADTVIASIFVNRLQFGQGEDFGRYPRTFAADCEKLEAAGVDLLFAPDEAVMYPEPQHYFVEPAPAQVSILEGEFRPGHFAGVATVVLKLFSIVQPDVAVFGKKDFQQLMVISNMVREFALPIEIIRGDTVRAEDGLALSSRNGYLSDAERAEAPTLYGELVAIRDAVRAGDHDFLHLETMAIERLRERGWQPDYIAVRRQADLQPPVSERDPLVVLAAAKLGTTRLIDNLEI
- the folK gene encoding 2-amino-4-hydroxy-6-hydroxymethyldihydropteridine diphosphokinase — translated: MSRAFVAFGANLGDPVASFGHACAALDALPGTRLLRRSSLYRSAALGTADEQPDYLNAVVELHTTLAAAALLAHLLDIEREAGRTREAQRAPRTLDLDLLLYDDEVIREPGLEVPHPRMHERAFVLLPLAEIAPDACLPGHGAAATLLPQVAGQAIVRLTGDS